The Cucumis melo cultivar AY chromosome 6, USDA_Cmelo_AY_1.0, whole genome shotgun sequence genome includes a region encoding these proteins:
- the LOC103491753 gene encoding UDP-glycosyltransferase 74E2-like: MGEDEKQHGEGHVVVVACPTQGHLNPLLQFAKYLAHQGIHVTIPVTFANPDSSSFSHNNNNFPLINLQQVSLLPYSGTEPESSMGLWGRRLASIRLHLVEFLASCDHSVSCIVYDSMMPWILDIAKQFRVSAASFFTQSFAVNAIYYSLYKGCLDIPLGERFVCLDHGFPALRSSDISTFLSDPTKHVTTIEFMTKQFAALDEADWVFINSFDPLEPQESGWIKKQLPFISIGPMIPSIYLNGWLPKDKDYGLSMFEPNNEDSTMKWIDSQEKSSIVYVSFGSLTEAKEELMEEVAWGLKLTNRPFLWVVRESEFHKLPHNFIEDIAEKGLVVKWCSQLQVLTHKSIGCFVTHCGWNSTLEALSLGVPLVVMPQWSDQPTNAKYAEDVWKIGKRVRMEEDGLCRRAEIEICINQVMEGEDCKEIRENLNKWRELAKATMEEGGISNTNINHFVKQILRKTQL, from the exons ATGGGAGAGGATGAAAAACAGCATGGAGAAGGTCATGTAGTAGTAGTGGCATGTCCAACCCAAGGCCATCTTAATCCACTCCTACAATTCGCCAAATACCTAGCCCATCAAGGCATCCACGTCACCATCCCCGTCACCTTCGCAAATCCCGATTCTTCCTCTTTTtcccataataataataattttccaTTGATTAACCTTCAACAAGTTTCTCTTTTACCATACAGTGGAACTGAACCTGAAAGTTCCATGGGCCTTTGGGGAAGACGCCTAGCTTCCATTCGTTTGCATCTTGTTGAGTTTCTTGCTTCTTGTGATCATTCTGTTTCTTGCATTGTGTATGATTCTATGATGCCTTGGATTCTTGATATTGCCAAGCAGTTTCGAGTTTCTGCTGCTTCCTTTTTCACTCAATCTTTTGCTGTTAATGCTATTTATTATAGTCTTTATAAAGGATGTCTCGATATTCCATTGGGGGAAAGATTTGTTTGTTTGGATCATGGGTTTCCTGCTCTTCGATCTTCTGATATCTCTACGTTTCTTTCTGATCCGACCAAACATGTGACGACTATCGAGTTCATGACTAAACAATTTGCTGCTTTGGATGAAGCCGATTGGGTCTTCATCAACAGTTTCGATCCTTTGGAACCACAG GAATCTGGGTGGATAAAAAAGCAGCTTCCTTTCATTAGTATTGGGCCCATGATTCCCTCCATTTACTTGAATGGATGGCTACCAAAAGACAAAGACTATGGGCTTAGTATGTTTGAACCAAATAATGAAGATTCAACAATGAAATGGATTGATTCACAAGAAAAAAGCTCCATCGTTTACGTGTCATTTGGAAGTTTAACAGAAGCAAAAGAGGAGCTAATGGAAGAAGTAGCATGGGGTCTAAAACTCACCAACAGACCCTTCTTGTGGGTGGTTAGAGAATCTGAATTCCACAAGCTTCCCCACAATTTCATTGAGGACATAGCCGAGAAAGGGCTAGTAGTCAAATGGTGCTCTCAATTGCAAGTTTTAACTCACAAATCGATTGGATGTTTCGTCACCCATTGTGGTTGGAACTCAACACTCGAAGCGTTGAGCTTGGGAGTACCATTGGTGGTGATGCCACAGTGGTCGGATCAGCCGACGAATGCTAAGTATGCGGAGGATGTGTGGAAGATTGGGAAGAGGGTGAGAATGGAGGAAGATGGACTTTGTAGAAGGGCAGAGATAGAGATATGTATTAATCAAGTTATGGAGGGAGAGGATTGTAAGGAAATAAGAGAGAATTTGAACAAATGGAGGGAGCTTGCAAAAGCCACAATGGAGGAAGGTGGAATCTCAAACACAAACATAAATCATTTTGTAAAACAAATTCTCAGGAAGACACAACTTTGA